A region of Vitis riparia cultivar Riparia Gloire de Montpellier isolate 1030 chromosome 12, EGFV_Vit.rip_1.0, whole genome shotgun sequence DNA encodes the following proteins:
- the LOC117926146 gene encoding anthocyanidin 3-O-glucosyltransferase 2-like, translating to MKQTELVFIPLPIIGHLSPTVEMAKLLTQRDPRFSITIFIMKFPFGSIDSMTTDSDSIRFVTLPPVEFSSGATTPGPFMSEFIKAQTLLVRDAVHELTRSNSVRLAGFVIDALCTHMIDVADEFGVPSYLFSTSSAASLGFLLHLQFLHDYEGLNLDEFKNPDAELQVPSYANSVPGKVFPPMIFYKELGGAPGYMYHMRRLRQAKGVMVNTFIDLESHAIQSFSGSKIPPVYPVGPSLNTQMGYGGDQQDASAIMSWLDDQPPSSVVFLCFGSIGSFGADQIKEIAYGLERSGHRFLWSLRQAPPNGKMAFPRDYENIEEVLPEGFLPRTAGIGKMIGWAPQVAVLAHSAVGGFVSHCGWNSLLESIWNGVPVATWPMYAEQQINAFQMVKDLRLAVEIKMDYDKDNSYIVNAHEIENGLKKLMSINSEVRKKMNEMQQISRRVMIDGGSSHSFLGHFIENVMTNIP from the coding sequence ATGAAACAAACTGAGCTTGTCTTCATCCCACTTCCGATCATTGGCCACCTTTCACCTACAGTGGAGATGGCAAAGCTGCTTACTCAGCGAGACCCCCGATTCTCAATCACGATCTTCATCATGAAGTTTCCGTTTGGGTCCATTGATAGTATGACCACGGACTCTGATTCCATACGTTTCGTCACACTTCCTCCTGTAGAGTTCAGCTCCGGAGCGACGACGCCTGGTCCCTTCATGTCTGAATTCATCAAAGCTCAGACACTACTCGTCAGAGACGCAGTCCACGAGCTCACTCGCTCCAACTCGGTTCGGCTCGCTGGGTTCGTTATTGACGCGCTCTGCACCCACATGATTGATGTGGCCGATGAGTTTGGGGTGCCTTCCTATCTCTTCTCCACTTCCAGCGCCGCTTCTCTTGGCTTCCTGTTGCATCTTCAGTTCCTCCATGATTATGAGGGCTTGAATCTTGATGAGTTCAAGAACCCGGATGCTGAGTTGCAGGTTCCGAGTTATGCTAACTCGGTTCCAGGTAAGGTCTTCCCTCCTATGATTTTTTACAAGGAACTCGGTGGGGCTCCGGGGTATATGTATCATATGAGGagattaagacaagccaagggTGTTATGGTAAATACATTTATTGATCTTGAATCACATGCTATTCAATCATTTTCTGGGAGTAAAATACCGCCGGTGTATCCCGTTGGACCCAGTCTCAACACCCAAATGGGATATGGTGGGGATCAACAAGATGCTAGTGCCATCATGAGCTGGCTTGATGATCAGCCTCCATCGTCAGTTGTTTTCCTTTGCTTCGGGAGCATAGGAAGCTTTGGTGCGGATCAGATCAAGGAGATAGCATATGGGTTAGAGCGCAGTGGGCATCGCTTCTTGTGGTCCCTTCGCCAAGCTCCCCCAAACGGTAAAATGGCATTTCCAAGGGACTACGAAAATATTGAGGAAGTTCTACCGGAAGGGTTTTTACCGCGGACGGCTGGAATTGGAAAGATGATTGGATGGGCCCCACAAGTAGCGGTTTTAGCTCACTCAGCTGTTGGAGGATTTGTTTCTCATTGTGGATGGAATTCTTTGCTAGAAAGCATATGGAATGGTGTTCCAGTAGCCACATGGCCAATGTATGCGGAACAACAAATCAATGCATTTCAAATGGTGAAAGATTTACGATTAGCAGTAGAAATTAAAATGGATTATGATAAGGATAACAGCTATATTGTAAATGCTCATGAGATTGAAAACGGATTAAAGAAATTGATGAGCATTAATAGTGAAGTgaggaagaaaatgaatgaaatgcaACAAATAAGTAGAAGAGTTATGATAGATGGTGGATCCTCGCACTCTTTTTTAGGTCATTTTATTGAAAACGTAATGACTAATATTCCATAA